A single candidate division WOR-3 bacterium DNA region contains:
- a CDS encoding Smr/MutS family protein, translating into MDKESCRILDYFSILEKISNECSSPFSAEKLKKTMPVADKVIVRDLLCLTAEWRKISSDLNLTFDRLAPVDSIFDSAFEKARGISPLELYSLGQLTVMASETKKALAPHDFKYPLTFRMISQMDCQSDLGKNINKAVDKDGSIKDTASHELARIRKQIASQSKLLSKRAKDVCEKYKDSLQENFITQRSERYVLAVKTEKQRSLGGLVHDVSESGATVFMEPFELVEENNRLQTLIRDEQWEIKRILRALTEEVLDAREDLINIFDISCRLDSALAKARFSEKLEGVQPVEGPFKLAGARHPLLCILKGREAAVPLDMELPPGKKAVLISGPNAGGKTIALKTVGITVLLSYIGIHPPVSDETSIPFDLEVICDGGDRQSIEEDISTFTARLKRWNMIWGVSNGKTLVLIDEIGSSTDPGKGAALAAAFIEALVGNGSTVVATTNIVQLKAAVEDMEKIVNASMDIDTPSFEPTYKLTMGLPGSSYTFEIARKYGFPEEITERALSLMPQEQLSYEITVEQLKKTLEKSLRNEKETEMELKAQKEKSEQLKMLEESLEREKDDFERKAETEKAEIISQTRKKAEEIIKLLRETNASKTSIEEYRKAFVEKGSKKKKEKKSDRDFAPGDKVFIKSLKSAGEIIKKEKDRYVVKTNKVKIVCLPEDLTYSETEGELKSKERIVLARDRDFKTSTDLRGLDSDTALEQLEIFIDDAVFADHPFVTVIHGVGTGKLKKRIKEYLDANKIRHRAGQPNEGGDGVTVLFFR; encoded by the coding sequence ATGGATAAAGAATCTTGCAGGATTCTCGATTACTTTTCTATCCTTGAAAAAATCTCGAATGAATGTTCGAGCCCTTTCAGTGCGGAAAAATTAAAAAAGACAATGCCGGTCGCGGATAAAGTTATTGTCCGCGATCTGCTCTGCCTGACGGCGGAGTGGAGAAAAATTTCCAGTGATTTGAATCTCACGTTCGACAGACTTGCTCCTGTCGACAGCATATTTGATTCCGCGTTCGAAAAAGCGAGAGGGATTTCTCCTCTCGAACTGTATTCGCTCGGTCAACTGACCGTTATGGCCTCAGAAACAAAAAAAGCTCTCGCTCCGCATGATTTTAAATATCCGTTGACCTTTCGGATGATTTCTCAGATGGACTGTCAAAGCGATCTGGGAAAAAATATAAATAAAGCCGTCGACAAAGACGGATCGATAAAAGATACGGCGAGCCATGAGTTGGCGAGAATCAGAAAGCAAATTGCTTCTCAATCCAAATTGCTTTCAAAACGTGCAAAAGATGTATGCGAAAAATACAAAGACTCCCTTCAGGAAAACTTCATTACTCAGCGCTCAGAAAGATATGTTTTGGCTGTAAAGACTGAAAAGCAAAGATCTCTCGGCGGTCTCGTTCACGACGTCTCGGAGAGCGGTGCGACTGTATTCATGGAACCCTTCGAACTGGTTGAAGAAAACAACAGGCTTCAGACGCTTATCAGGGACGAGCAATGGGAAATAAAAAGGATACTCAGGGCTTTGACTGAAGAGGTCCTTGACGCAAGAGAAGATCTTATAAACATTTTCGACATCTCATGCCGCCTCGATTCGGCGCTGGCAAAAGCGAGGTTTTCTGAAAAGCTTGAAGGAGTACAACCGGTTGAAGGCCCGTTCAAGCTTGCCGGCGCCAGACACCCTCTTCTTTGTATATTGAAAGGCAGAGAAGCGGCTGTCCCGTTGGACATGGAACTTCCGCCCGGCAAGAAAGCAGTCCTGATAAGCGGGCCTAACGCGGGAGGAAAGACCATAGCACTGAAAACGGTCGGTATAACCGTGCTTCTTTCTTACATAGGAATCCACCCGCCTGTTTCGGATGAGACCTCTATTCCTTTCGATTTAGAAGTGATATGCGACGGGGGAGACAGGCAGTCAATAGAAGAGGACATCTCGACTTTCACAGCGAGGCTTAAAAGATGGAACATGATATGGGGCGTATCAAACGGCAAGACGCTTGTTTTAATTGATGAGATCGGCAGTTCAACCGATCCGGGAAAAGGCGCGGCGCTGGCCGCGGCTTTCATAGAAGCTCTGGTCGGGAATGGAAGCACGGTTGTCGCTACGACGAATATTGTTCAGCTTAAGGCCGCGGTGGAAGACATGGAGAAAATAGTTAATGCTTCAATGGATATAGACACTCCGAGTTTTGAGCCGACCTACAAGCTGACCATGGGGCTTCCCGGTTCGTCCTACACCTTCGAAATCGCAAGAAAATACGGTTTTCCGGAAGAGATAACCGAAAGAGCTCTGTCTCTGATGCCTCAGGAGCAATTATCGTACGAAATTACAGTCGAACAGTTGAAAAAAACACTCGAGAAAAGCCTCAGGAACGAAAAAGAAACGGAAATGGAACTCAAGGCGCAAAAAGAGAAATCCGAACAATTGAAAATGCTTGAAGAATCGCTTGAGCGGGAGAAAGATGACTTCGAAAGGAAGGCAGAAACGGAAAAAGCCGAAATTATTTCTCAAACCCGAAAAAAAGCCGAAGAAATAATCAAACTTTTGAGAGAGACCAATGCTTCAAAAACCAGCATAGAAGAATACAGGAAAGCTTTTGTCGAAAAAGGGAGCAAAAAAAAGAAAGAAAAAAAATCCGATCGGGATTTTGCCCCTGGAGATAAAGTGTTTATAAAATCACTCAAATCAGCCGGAGAAATAATAAAAAAGGAAAAAGACAGATATGTCGTAAAAACAAACAAAGTGAAAATAGTCTGTCTGCCAGAGGATTTGACTTATTCTGAAACAGAAGGCGAGTTGAAGTCAAAAGAGAGGATAGTTCTTGCAAGAGACAGAGATTTCAAGACGAGTACCGATCTCAGGGGACTGGATTCCGACACGGCTCTGGAACAATTGGAAATATTTATAGACGACGCGGTTTTTGCCGATCATCCTTTCGTCACTGTAATTCACGGAGTGGGCACCGGCAAGCTTAAAAAAAGGATAAAGGAATACCTGGACGCCAACAAGATCAGACATAGAGCGGGACAGCCAAATGAAGGCGGAGACGGAGTCACCGTTCTGTTTTTCAGGTGA
- the rpsU gene encoding 30S ribosomal protein S21 has translation MSVGVKVRENESFESALKRFKRICEQERILSDFKKNERYEKPSEERKKKSLSNRRRVIRK, from the coding sequence ATGTCAGTCGGTGTTAAAGTCAGAGAAAACGAATCGTTTGAATCGGCACTCAAAAGATTTAAGAGAATCTGCGAACAAGAGAGAATTTTAAGCGACTTCAAGAAAAACGAAAGATACGAGAAACCGAGCGAGGAAAGAAAGAAAAAAAGTCTCTCGAACAGGCGCAGAGTCATAAGAAAATAA
- the dnaG gene encoding DNA primase has product MEAKSNTKIDEVLEKTQIVELISEFVKLVPSGKDFKGLCPFHTEKTPSFTVSPQKNLYYCFGCGAGGNAFNFLMQIENIDFSEALKKLAKRAGVSLSGENKTGKDLYDAMEFACVFYQNCLKSTAGAEVRNYLAKRGLDEEIISRFRLGYSKGGLAAEAKKTGFSVDFLEKAGLLTKNNYGSYYETFNDRLMFPIFDSGGKVLAFGGRHLNGKGPKYLNSRQMEIYDKSSVLYALNLAKKSVIKKPGFILVEGYMDVISLFRAGFENAVASCGTSLTVDQARLLKKYSDAVSVFYDSDESGQKAAVRAIEILLSTGLDVEVIKTDEHKDPDDLVRNSKNPSEDMERGKISWLDFFQNHYFPSSPPEKSKLALRIIEVLNLIPDKILREEWKRKASTSLGVPDIDDYCSKSPKMDTFETVHRGPSKKEHLLLLILSISRRKDAPGNVAKTRINDYLNSKMLNSLNLRTLAEEVEKSGENLPLRKEYFRLQFCEEDEAAESLENLQKNVENLILKENRDSLIREIRIAQQKGEETKDLALQLQKLIREGRK; this is encoded by the coding sequence GTGGAAGCGAAAAGCAACACGAAAATAGATGAAGTCCTTGAAAAAACACAGATAGTCGAGCTTATATCTGAATTCGTCAAGCTCGTTCCTTCGGGCAAGGATTTCAAAGGCCTTTGCCCTTTTCATACGGAGAAAACCCCTTCGTTCACTGTTTCTCCTCAGAAAAATCTCTATTATTGTTTCGGCTGCGGTGCCGGAGGAAACGCTTTTAACTTTCTCATGCAGATAGAAAATATTGATTTTTCCGAAGCCCTGAAGAAATTAGCGAAAAGGGCTGGAGTGTCTCTTTCTGGAGAAAACAAGACGGGAAAAGATCTCTATGACGCCATGGAATTTGCGTGCGTTTTTTACCAAAATTGTCTCAAAAGCACCGCTGGCGCGGAAGTCAGAAATTATCTTGCAAAAAGAGGCCTCGATGAAGAGATCATTTCACGCTTCCGATTAGGTTATTCAAAAGGCGGACTTGCAGCCGAGGCGAAAAAAACGGGATTTTCCGTCGATTTTCTTGAAAAAGCAGGACTTTTGACGAAAAATAATTACGGTTCTTATTACGAGACTTTTAATGACAGACTTATGTTCCCTATTTTTGACTCCGGAGGAAAAGTACTGGCTTTCGGAGGAAGACACTTGAACGGTAAAGGTCCAAAATATCTGAATTCACGTCAAATGGAGATTTATGATAAAAGTTCGGTGCTTTACGCATTGAACCTGGCAAAAAAGTCGGTCATAAAAAAACCCGGTTTTATTCTTGTCGAAGGATACATGGACGTGATCTCTTTATTCAGAGCGGGATTTGAAAACGCGGTTGCATCCTGCGGCACTTCCCTGACTGTTGATCAGGCAAGATTGCTCAAAAAATACTCCGATGCCGTTTCGGTTTTTTACGACTCCGATGAATCCGGACAGAAAGCGGCCGTAAGGGCGATAGAGATACTTTTGAGCACAGGCCTTGACGTGGAAGTCATCAAAACCGATGAGCACAAAGATCCTGACGATCTTGTCAGGAATTCGAAAAATCCCTCAGAGGACATGGAACGAGGCAAAATATCGTGGCTCGATTTTTTCCAAAATCATTATTTTCCTTCTTCTCCCCCTGAAAAATCGAAGCTCGCTCTCAGGATAATCGAAGTCTTGAATCTTATACCCGACAAGATACTGCGAGAAGAATGGAAGAGGAAAGCCTCGACTTCTCTTGGAGTTCCGGATATTGACGATTACTGTTCAAAGAGTCCTAAAATGGATACTTTCGAGACGGTTCACAGAGGACCCTCCAAAAAAGAGCATCTTCTTCTCTTGATTTTATCAATATCCAGGAGGAAAGATGCGCCTGGAAATGTTGCGAAAACCAGGATAAATGATTATCTTAATAGTAAAATGTTAAATAGTCTGAATTTGAGAACTTTAGCCGAAGAAGTGGAAAAAAGCGGCGAGAATTTGCCTTTGAGAAAGGAGTATTTCAGGCTTCAGTTTTGCGAGGAGGATGAAGCCGCGGAAAGTCTCGAAAACCTTCAAAAGAATGTTGAAAATCTGATTCTTAAAGAAAACCGGGACAGTTTGATCAGGGAGATAAGGATTGCTCAGCAGAAGGGCGAGGAAACAAAAGACCTGGCTCTTCAGCTTCAGAAACTGATAAGGGAGGGCAGAAAGTAA
- a CDS encoding peptidyl-prolyl cis-trans isomerase — MKSIFSAIIFSLFASAVISGSSGDFFFSSDNDTTISFSDIITYRNFIDSTNFSGFFLLKYYSLEAYENGLALEESLSLEAIARETLYKHAYSKYGRFDFTPVPEYLDSVHKMSAFSVRGAFICTKDSLLAEKVRTELSGYTELGDSLFTAKTESLFFEYADPRISGIAEVSWENVMYPLRDALFSLEDFSVGPVIRFPTFYVVPVRLQTKEKDPILPDTMNADWLVFVTSLSQTDYKIKSILEAIEIAKPVYVSSTMDLFVMADSAKFDTIPFPMFPQISREDSLRTVCRYLDDEMSAGEMMLRFRRRGLFPRLGDTVNLRFEIERQLILEDAFTMPHLENLRNDPLIASEIELLQNEFLYNLLKKRIEDTVFVDMEEMRAFYERNKENYLLPERLGYSIFLSGDSSFSDSIKNLVVRGFSFDSLARLHSTHTTAKEGGAAGYRARDLYGTLQPVMQDMNKGDVSDLFKTIDGWAFVKVTEIIPPAYQPFDSIQVRIKNETRNEKLEKTFMGFMEYLKMKHHVVININSLVLSFLREMFFHN; from the coding sequence ATGAAATCTATATTTTCCGCAATAATTTTCTCACTTTTTGCTTCCGCCGTTATTTCAGGATCGTCGGGTGATTTTTTCTTTTCATCGGACAATGACACGACTATTTCTTTTTCTGACATCATAACATACAGAAACTTCATCGACTCGACGAATTTCAGCGGATTTTTCCTCCTCAAATATTATTCCCTCGAGGCTTACGAAAACGGATTGGCTCTGGAAGAATCTTTGTCTCTTGAAGCTATAGCAAGGGAAACGCTTTACAAACACGCCTATAGTAAATACGGCAGATTCGATTTTACGCCTGTTCCGGAATATCTCGACAGCGTTCATAAAATGAGCGCTTTCTCCGTCAGAGGCGCCTTTATATGCACGAAAGACTCCCTTCTGGCCGAAAAAGTCCGGACTGAATTGTCCGGTTACACTGAACTCGGCGACAGCCTTTTTACAGCAAAAACCGAATCGCTTTTTTTCGAATACGCCGACCCGAGAATTTCAGGCATCGCCGAAGTGTCCTGGGAAAACGTCATGTATCCGCTCAGAGACGCCTTGTTTTCCCTCGAAGATTTTTCGGTTGGCCCCGTCATTCGCTTTCCGACTTTTTACGTTGTTCCTGTCAGACTTCAGACAAAGGAAAAAGACCCCATTCTGCCTGACACTATGAACGCCGATTGGCTAGTGTTCGTAACTTCTCTGTCACAAACCGACTACAAGATAAAAAGCATTCTCGAAGCAATCGAAATCGCAAAACCAGTTTACGTCTCTTCGACCATGGATTTATTTGTCATGGCGGACAGCGCAAAATTCGACACGATCCCGTTTCCCATGTTCCCTCAGATCTCCAGGGAAGACTCCTTGAGAACAGTATGCCGATACCTCGACGATGAAATGTCCGCGGGTGAAATGATGCTCAGATTCCGAAGAAGAGGACTTTTTCCGAGACTCGGCGACACGGTCAATTTGCGTTTTGAAATAGAAAGACAGCTGATTCTCGAAGACGCCTTTACAATGCCTCATCTAGAGAACCTGAGAAACGATCCTCTCATAGCTTCTGAAATCGAGCTTCTTCAGAATGAATTTCTGTACAATCTCCTGAAAAAAAGGATTGAAGATACTGTTTTCGTCGACATGGAAGAAATGCGGGCATTTTACGAAAGAAACAAGGAAAATTATCTGCTTCCCGAAAGACTCGGATATTCCATATTTTTATCGGGCGACAGTTCCTTTTCAGATTCGATAAAAAACCTTGTCGTGAGAGGTTTTTCTTTTGATTCGCTGGCTCGTCTTCATTCCACTCACACGACGGCCAAAGAAGGAGGAGCGGCAGGTTACAGAGCGAGAGATCTTTACGGAACCTTACAGCCTGTAATGCAGGATATGAACAAGGGAGACGTGTCCGATTTGTTCAAGACAATTGACGGATGGGCATTCGTAAAGGTAACCGAGATTATTCCCCCTGCCTACCAGCCGTTTGACAGCATTCAGGTCAGAATTAAAAATGAAACGAGAAATGAGAAATTGGAAAAAACATTCATGGGATTCATGGAATACTTAAAGATGAAACATCACGTAGTCATAAACATAAACAGTCTGGTTTTGTCTTTCCTGAGGGAAATGTTCTTTCACAACTGA